The Xenopus laevis strain J_2021 chromosome 5L, Xenopus_laevis_v10.1, whole genome shotgun sequence genome has a segment encoding these proteins:
- the sesn1.L gene encoding sestrin-1 — protein sequence MRLSPRAALSSPEIICSRCSQSCNNKELGIRIPRPLGQGPSRFVPEEEILQLASEDANMHSVFADAFTDLGRLDNITLVMVFHPQYLESFLKTQHYLLQMDGPLSPCYQHYIGIMAASRHQCSYLVNLHVNDFIHHGGDQKWLNGLENAPQKLRNLGELNKMLAHRPWLITKEHIKQLLKAGEHSWSLAELIHAIVLLAHYHSLASFTFGCGINPEIHSNGGHTFRPPSVSNYCICDITNGNHGTEGHLPVGIVMPTDSTCEVEALMVKMKQLQEGRDEEEASQEEMATRFEREKTESMVFSTEDEDPPPDIDVSRHFEDTSYGYKDFSRRGMHVPTFRVQDYSWEDHGYSLVNRLYPDVGQLLDEKFHIAYNLTYNTMAMHKDVDTSTLRRAVWNYVHCMFGIRYDDYDYGEINQLLDRSFKVYIKNVVCSPEKTSKRMYDGFWRQFKHSEKVHVNLLLMEARMQGELLYALRAITRYMT from the exons ATGAGGTTATCTCCCCGGGCAGCTCTCTCATCTCCAGAGATCATTTGCAGCCGCTGCAGCCAGTCCTGTAACAACAAG GAACTAGGAATCCGAATTCCACGGCCACTAGGACAAGGGCCCAGTAGATTTGTTCCAGAAGAAGAG ATTCTGCAGCTGGCAAGTGAGGATGCAAATATGCATTCTGTGTTTGCCGACGCTTTCACAGATTTGGGCCGTTTAGACAACATTACCCTAGTGATGGTATTTCACCCTCAGTACTTGGAGAGCTTTCTGAAGACTCAGCATTACTTGCTGCAAATGGACGGACCCCTCTCACCCTGTTATCAGCACTACATTGGCATCATG GCAGCATCTAGGCATCAGTGTTCCTATCTTGTTAATCTTCATGTCAATGACTTTATTCATCATGGAGGGGACCAAAAGTGGTTAAATGGCTTGGAGAATGCCCCCCAAAAGCTGCGTAACCTTGGGGAGCTGAACAAGATGCTAGCACATAGGCCGTGGCTCATCACAAAAGAGCACATTAAG CAATTGCTAAAAGCTGGGGAACACAGCTGGTCTTTGGCAGAATTAATTCATGCAATCGTTCTTCTGGCTCACTATCACTCTTTAGCCTCTTTCACATTCGGTTGTGGAATTAACCCAGAAATACACAGTAATGGTGGCCACACCTTCCGCCCTCCATCTGTCAgcaactactgtatatgtgaCATTACCAATGGCAATCATGGGACTGAAGGTCATCTTCCTGTTGGAATTGTGATG CCTACAGACTCCACTTGTGAGGTCGAAGCTTTGATGGTGAAGATGAAGCAACTTCAAGAAGGCAGAGATGAAGAAGAAGCAAGTCAAGAAGAGATGGCAACTCGTTTTGAGAGAGAGAAAACTGAAAGCATGGTGTTTTCTACAG AAGATGAAGACCCTCCCCCGGATATAGATGTTTCCCGGCATTTTGAAGATACAAGCTATGGTTACAAAGACTTCTCCAGACGAGGGATGCATGTGCCTACTTTTCGAGTGCAg GATTACAGCTGGGAAGATCACGGCTATTCACTAGTTAATCGCCTGTATCCAGATGTCGGGCAGCTATTAGATGAGAAGTTCCACATTGCTTACAACCTGACTTATAATACCATGGCAATGCATAAAGATGTGGATACTTCAACTTTAAGACGCGCAGTATGGAATTATGTTCACTGCATGTTTGGTATAAG ATATGATGACTATGATTATGGAGAAATCAACCAGCTACTGGATCGCAGCTTCAAggtttacattaaaaatgtgGTGTGCAGTCCTGAGAAAACGTCAAAGAGAATGTATGATGGTTTTTGGAGACAATTTAAGCACTCTGAAAAA GTACATGTAAATTTGCTTCTTATGGAAGCGAGGATGCAGGGAGAACTGCTTTATGCTCTGAGAGCAATTACTCGATATATGACCTGA